A portion of the Scleropages formosus chromosome 15, fSclFor1.1, whole genome shotgun sequence genome contains these proteins:
- the LOC114912309 gene encoding uncharacterized protein LOC114912309 — MYGANSTSGKASEAAATIADCVRKAQQTYPDVRAIVLGDLNQCKLERIKVYPKKKTRAIKGINHAMNRRRQAFNSKDWDAVKLAGKDLREKLKEAKHERRKHLGQKDAFETNNPGTFRDIMENMAGTSSSRKPSSSEDGVEFSDSLNRYFTGFELQCNSEKCKDILKGTNRADPGVYNCSSRRCDCCRYMKANIKQFESTGTKKSYSIREVLSCDTKSVIYVIECQKCREKFVEKTVGPLKKRFSTVKNSVLKKQYRPVSRHFNSDGHSLDDLRIFPIEQVSDIEKLKERAEYWHEELVLLDVEVDELQYECEAMEEQGRVPGEPVQPSRASAGDSSTSVAPKRRNEEEGGVSPAKKRRKKKKTTFFSRETEQLLSACR; from the exons ATGTATGGTGCCAACAGCACGAG CGGAAAGGCGTCGGAAGCGGCCGCCACCATCGCAGACTGCGTGCGCAAAGCACAGCAAACGTACCCGGATGTCCGAGCCATAGTGCTGGGAGACTTAAATCAGTGCAAGCTGGAGAGA aTTAAAGTGTATCCAAAGAAAAAGACACGTGCTATCAAGGGCATCAATCATGCCATGAACCGGAGGAGGCAGGCTTTTAACAGTAAGGACTGGGATGCTGTCAAACTGGCCGGAAAAGACCTAAGAGAGAAGCTGAAGGAGGCAAAACATGAACGCAGAAAACACTTGGGACAAAAGGATGCTTTTGAGACGAACAACCCTGGAACATTCCGGGACATTATGGAGAACATGGCAGGAACGTCTTCATCCAGGAAGCCAAGCTCATCAGAAGATGGTGTTGAATTTTCAGATTCCCTGAACAGATATTTCACTGGGTTTGAGCTTCAGtgtaacagtgaaaaatgtaaGGACATCCTTAAAG GGACAAACAGAGCTGATCCAGGTGTCTACAACTGTTCCTCCAGgagatgtgactgctgtcgttacATGAAAGCAAACATCAAACAATTTGAAAGCACAGGAACGAAGAAGTCTTACAGCATCAGAGAAGTTCTGAGCTGTGATACAAAGAGTGTCATATACGTGATTGAGTGCCAGAAATGCAGAGAGAAGTTTGTGGAGAAAACTGTAGGTCCCCTGAAGAAAAGGTTCAGTACTGTAAAAAACTCAGTCTTGAAGAAACAGTATCGTCCTGTTTCCAGACACTTCAACAGCGACGGTCACTCTTTGGATGACCTGAGAATATTTCCAATCGAGCAGGTCAGTGATATTGAAAAACTAAAAGAGAGAGCAGAGTACTGGCATGAAGAACTTGTACTGCTGGATGTTGAAGTAGATGAGCTGCAGTATGAATGCG AAGCGATGGAGGAGCAGGGTCGTGTCCCAGGTGAACCGGTGCAGCCAAGCAGGGCATCAGCGGGAGACTCGTCCACCAGCG TGGCACCTAAAAGGAGGaatgaggaggaaggtggtgTGAGCCCAGcaaagaagaggagaaagaagaaaaaaacaacttttttctcAAGAGAGACAGAACAACTTCTGAGTGCATGTAGGTAG